Proteins from a genomic interval of Neorhodopirellula lusitana:
- a CDS encoding NAD(P)/FAD-dependent oxidoreductase, which yields MSTEKQSLKITVVGGGVIGLSVAWELSKRGCSVQLLERQTASSANLPDQRCTSWTAGGILPPANFERATDPMERFRGYSHSQWPAWAAELERASGISTGLVRCGGYYLAETAGEAAAMIGMVDYWDEMGIECENISLARLCDQQPQLKAWSASSTWGATHPDSAAWWVPDEWQVRPPRLLHALHSGCQKNGVEFRYGEDVDEQRLHSIQGESDATVLCGGVRTGLIADSLSLGKSLVPIRGQMLLYRCDEFDNPIVINVGNRYLIARGDGMVLVGSCEEEVGMDQTTTDTAIESLRDFAVGVCPLLGDAPEVTRWAGLRPMTFDGFPIIGPVPSSSPLCDHERLFVASGHYRSGIHFAPATAIAIADKIQGRDGFMDMHPFSVGHQQEHSR from the coding sequence ATGAGTACTGAAAAACAATCGTTGAAGATCACTGTCGTCGGCGGCGGAGTGATTGGTTTGTCTGTCGCGTGGGAATTATCCAAACGCGGTTGTTCCGTTCAGCTCTTGGAGCGACAGACGGCAAGCTCGGCCAACTTGCCGGACCAGCGTTGCACCTCTTGGACGGCGGGAGGTATCTTGCCGCCGGCCAATTTTGAGCGGGCAACGGATCCGATGGAGCGGTTTCGTGGATACAGTCATTCTCAGTGGCCGGCCTGGGCAGCCGAGCTGGAACGTGCGTCGGGGATTTCGACAGGGTTAGTACGTTGCGGCGGATACTATCTTGCCGAGACTGCTGGGGAAGCGGCCGCCATGATCGGCATGGTGGATTACTGGGACGAAATGGGGATTGAGTGTGAGAACATTTCGCTCGCCCGACTTTGCGATCAACAGCCTCAATTAAAAGCTTGGTCGGCAAGCTCGACTTGGGGGGCGACGCATCCTGATTCGGCAGCTTGGTGGGTGCCGGATGAGTGGCAGGTTAGGCCGCCGCGATTGCTGCATGCCCTGCATTCCGGATGTCAGAAAAATGGTGTCGAGTTTCGATACGGGGAAGACGTCGACGAGCAAAGATTGCATTCGATTCAGGGTGAATCCGATGCAACGGTGTTGTGCGGTGGTGTCCGGACAGGACTGATCGCGGATTCTCTTAGTTTGGGTAAGTCGTTGGTGCCGATTCGCGGGCAGATGCTGTTGTATCGGTGTGACGAGTTTGACAACCCAATTGTGATTAACGTGGGCAATCGCTATCTAATTGCGAGGGGCGATGGCATGGTTCTGGTCGGTTCTTGTGAAGAGGAAGTGGGGATGGACCAGACGACGACGGACACGGCAATTGAGTCCTTACGTGATTTCGCGGTCGGCGTTTGCCCGTTGTTGGGCGATGCACCCGAAGTCACACGTTGGGCGGGGTTGCGTCCGATGACGTTTGATGGCTTCCCGATCATTGGTCCCGTTCCTAGTAGCAGTCCACTTTGCGATCACGAACGATTGTTTGTTGCCAGTGGGCACTATCGCAGTGGCATTCATTTCGCACCCGCGACAGCGATCGCGATCGCTGACAAGATTCAGGGGCGAGACGGTTTCATGGACATGCATCCATTTTCAGTTGGACATCAACAAGAGCATTCACGATGA
- a CDS encoding TIGR04282 family arsenosugar biosynthesis glycosyltransferase, which produces MTQEENRFQRSNPSRKRILGLMAKYWDAGRVKTRLAQSMIDGESIRSLDRSGEPNSIPAAVHHGEEALQRAQKIAAELHRRFVGELVTQLGSCGELRQLVVSPATAVAEFSEICNGVWHVLDQGDGDLGSRMQRWFVDCLTENSDPLKSKREVSDFEPVNRCESAAFPPSGRGPQGEERGGVPSTVRSFSDHTSDSTTSSDSSEHRMGESAQAESSLIGDADCVSEEVEKHVVLIGADCPLLLPRDIDEAWDQLHDHDIVLGPAEDGGYYLIGLSSGKSAAEIQTVFQGIAWSTGDVLDQTLVAVEGLGWRVALLEQRSDVDTNDDLEGLLSKLEVQDRDGMHAAFRTDLLQILAAE; this is translated from the coding sequence ATGACGCAGGAAGAAAACAGGTTCCAGCGATCGAATCCTAGCCGTAAGCGGATCCTGGGGTTGATGGCAAAATATTGGGACGCTGGGCGGGTGAAAACTCGTCTTGCTCAATCGATGATCGACGGTGAATCCATACGCTCGCTCGACCGGTCCGGTGAGCCCAATTCTATTCCAGCGGCCGTCCATCACGGTGAAGAAGCGCTGCAGCGGGCCCAGAAGATCGCGGCTGAGTTGCACCGCCGTTTTGTTGGTGAGCTTGTCACGCAGTTAGGTTCTTGCGGTGAATTGCGACAATTGGTGGTCTCGCCGGCGACCGCAGTCGCTGAATTCAGCGAAATCTGCAACGGAGTTTGGCATGTGTTGGACCAGGGCGATGGCGATCTGGGGAGTCGAATGCAGCGTTGGTTTGTGGATTGCCTGACTGAAAATTCGGATCCATTGAAAAGCAAAAGAGAGGTATCGGATTTCGAGCCGGTGAATCGTTGCGAATCGGCTGCCTTCCCACCTTCTGGGCGGGGGCCGCAGGGTGAAGAGAGGGGCGGGGTGCCATCCACGGTTCGCTCCTTCAGCGATCACACTTCTGACTCAACAACCTCTTCGGACTCTTCGGAGCACAGAATGGGTGAATCCGCTCAAGCCGAAAGTTCGCTGATTGGTGATGCGGACTGCGTGTCGGAGGAAGTGGAGAAGCACGTTGTCTTGATTGGGGCGGACTGCCCGCTACTTTTGCCGCGTGATATCGACGAGGCCTGGGATCAATTACATGATCACGATATCGTTCTGGGGCCTGCAGAGGATGGTGGATACTATTTGATCGGACTTTCCAGCGGCAAGTCGGCGGCTGAGATTCAAACCGTGTTTCAGGGGATCGCCTGGAGTACCGGGGATGTGTTGGACCAGACGCTGGTCGCAGTTGAAGGTTTGGGGTGGAGAGTGGCTTTGCTGGAACAGCGATCCGATGTGGACACCAACGATGATCTAGAAGGTCTGCTTAGCAAGCTCGAGGTTCAAGACCGTGATGGAATGCATGCGGCCTTCAGAACTGACCTTTTGCAGATTCTGGCTGCCGAGTGA